The DNA region GCGGTCGACGGCGGCTACCTGAAGGCCTGACTCAGACCATCCGGTACACTTCGTCCATCCACGGGTCGTCCTCGTCGACGAGGATGGGGTCCATCACCTCGTCCCAGTCCGCCTGCGCGTCGCTCTCGGCCATCACGTCCTTGATCGCCGCGGGATCCTCGACCGCCAGATAGCCGAAGACGTGGCCGTCCTTCTCGAAGACGCTGTAGGTCTCGATGCCGGCGTCGGAGTCGAGGTAGGCCTCCTCCAGCGCCGTCGGGACGTCTTCGTGTTCCTCGCGGTACGCCTCGCGCTGTCCC from Haloarcula litorea includes:
- a CDS encoding L-rhamnose mutarotase encodes the protein MQRIAFHLRIKEGQREAYREEHEDVPTALEEAYLDSDAGIETYSVFEKDGHVFGYLAVEDPAAIKDVMAESDAQADWDEVMDPILVDEDDPWMDEVYRMV